Proteins found in one Methylobacterium sp. CB376 genomic segment:
- a CDS encoding DUF6629 family protein encodes MITAINRNQCQLGGSREHGARCTAEAALRMCFSATASFTAGAALISLGAVTLARAQAWRQVPLAAIPLAFGLQQWVEGALWLRLETQTGGLITAALTHAFLAFAEVIWPVLIPISAALAEVDFRRRRFISLFIPYGLAVAAYLLFGMISSPYRANVLGHSIFYHSDFSRIAGIEYIYLAGISIPLLLSSHRMIIMMGLGNVLILIGSKYFYPLTYISVWCFFAAVASILIYQHFRAIATARSRRPSGSQAATRDRVTHRS; translated from the coding sequence TTGATCACCGCCATTAATCGAAATCAATGCCAGCTCGGAGGATCCCGCGAGCATGGCGCCAGATGTACGGCAGAGGCGGCCCTCCGGATGTGCTTTTCGGCAACAGCAAGCTTTACGGCCGGTGCGGCCCTGATTTCCCTCGGTGCCGTGACATTGGCGCGGGCGCAGGCGTGGCGGCAAGTGCCGCTCGCGGCCATTCCCCTCGCCTTCGGACTCCAACAGTGGGTTGAAGGCGCCCTTTGGCTTCGGCTTGAAACTCAGACGGGTGGTTTGATCACCGCAGCCTTGACCCATGCCTTCCTGGCCTTCGCGGAGGTGATATGGCCGGTGCTCATCCCGATCAGCGCAGCTCTCGCAGAGGTAGACTTTCGCCGCCGCAGGTTCATCAGCCTCTTCATTCCGTATGGGCTGGCCGTGGCGGCCTATCTCTTGTTCGGCATGATCAGTTCACCCTACCGGGCCAACGTCCTCGGTCACAGCATTTTCTACCACAGCGACTTCAGTCGGATCGCCGGAATCGAATACATCTACTTGGCCGGGATCAGCATTCCGTTGCTCCTTTCCAGTCATCGAATGATCATTATGATGGGCCTCGGCAACGTGCTAATCCTTATTGGTTCAAAATATTTCTATCCATTAACTTATATATCAGTGTGGTGCTTCTTCGCCGCGGTTGCGAGCATTTTGATATATCAGCACTTCCGCGCCATCGCGACAGCGCGTTCGAGGAGGCCGTCGGGCTCGCAGGCCGCCACCCGGGACCGAGTGACCCATCGCTCTTGA
- a CDS encoding FAD binding domain-containing protein: MAIRTGSAGRRAIIVGGSLGGLFAALLLRRVGWQAEIYERVGAELSGRGAGIVTHAELFDALERAGIERGRAEIGVAVAGRRVLARDGSILAERALPQVLTAWGHLYTLLRRALPDSCYHRARGLVRVEEGPEAVTAHFADGSTARGDLLIGADGIGSAVRAQFAPEAAPLYAGYVAWRGLVEEADLSGETRAALCDHFCFALPHGEQILGYPVAGAGDATVPGRRRFNFVWYRPAAPETGLRTLLTDLDGVTHPLSIPPNRIRPEVTAAMRRDARRLLAPAFAEVVERTAQPFLQAIQDLETPRMVLGRRAVILGDAAFVARPHVGMGVTKAAGDARALAEALDAHPHDLAAALGQFERARLAPSRAVVRRARELGAFMQAQLLTPRERALAERHRAPEAVMAETAVATGLAA, from the coding sequence ATGGCCATTCGGACGGGGTCCGCCGGCAGGCGGGCGATCATCGTCGGCGGCTCCCTGGGAGGGCTGTTCGCGGCCCTGCTGCTGCGCCGGGTCGGCTGGCAGGCCGAGATCTACGAGCGTGTCGGCGCCGAGCTCTCCGGCCGCGGCGCCGGGATCGTCACCCACGCGGAGCTGTTCGACGCCCTCGAGCGGGCCGGCATCGAGCGGGGGCGGGCCGAGATCGGCGTGGCGGTGGCGGGGCGCCGGGTCCTGGCCCGTGACGGAAGCATCCTCGCCGAACGGGCCCTGCCGCAGGTGCTCACCGCCTGGGGCCACCTCTACACCCTCCTCCGGCGGGCCCTGCCCGACAGCTGCTACCATCGGGCCCGCGGCCTCGTGCGGGTCGAGGAGGGCCCCGAGGCGGTCACGGCCCATTTCGCGGACGGCTCCACCGCGCGCGGCGACCTCCTGATCGGGGCCGACGGCATCGGCTCGGCGGTGCGGGCGCAGTTCGCGCCCGAGGCGGCGCCCCTCTACGCCGGCTACGTCGCCTGGCGGGGACTCGTCGAGGAGGCGGACCTGTCGGGGGAGACGCGCGCCGCGCTCTGCGACCATTTCTGCTTCGCGCTGCCGCACGGGGAGCAGATCCTCGGCTACCCCGTCGCCGGGGCGGGCGACGCGACCGTGCCGGGCCGGCGCCGCTTCAACTTCGTCTGGTACCGGCCGGCCGCTCCGGAGACCGGGCTGAGGACGCTCCTCACCGACCTCGACGGGGTGACGCACCCGCTCTCGATCCCGCCGAACCGGATCCGTCCGGAGGTCACGGCCGCGATGCGGCGGGACGCGCGCCGGCTCCTCGCGCCCGCCTTCGCCGAGGTGGTGGAGCGCACGGCGCAGCCCTTCCTGCAGGCGATCCAGGACCTTGAGACGCCCCGCATGGTGCTCGGGCGCCGCGCCGTGATCCTGGGCGACGCCGCCTTCGTGGCGCGGCCCCATGTCGGCATGGGCGTGACCAAGGCCGCCGGGGACGCGCGCGCCCTCGCGGAGGCGCTCGACGCCCACCCGCACGACCTCGCGGCGGCCCTCGGCCAGTTCGAGCGGGCGCGCCTCGCGCCCAGCCGCGCCGTGGTCCGGCGGGCGCGGGAACTCGGCGCCTTCATGCAGGCGCAACTCCTCACGCCGCGGGAGCGGGCGCTCGCCGAGCGCCACCGTGCTCCCGAGGCCGTCATGGCCGAGACGGCCGTGGCGACCGGGCTCGCGGCCTGA
- a CDS encoding DUF485 domain-containing protein, with product MEIERIAGHPAFRRLAFERGCLGLGLAAAMAGAYFTYILTIAFRPALLGLPVAEGSAISWGIVAGVGLLGLGFLLTAIYVLVANTRLDALSRRLQEDLR from the coding sequence ATGGAGATCGAGCGGATCGCGGGCCATCCGGCCTTCCGCCGGCTCGCCTTCGAGCGCGGCTGCCTCGGCCTCGGCCTCGCGGCGGCGATGGCGGGGGCCTACTTCACCTACATCCTCACCATCGCGTTCCGCCCGGCCCTCCTCGGCCTGCCGGTCGCCGAGGGCTCCGCGATCAGCTGGGGCATCGTCGCCGGGGTGGGACTCCTCGGCCTCGGCTTCCTGCTGACGGCGATCTACGTGCTCGTCGCCAATACCCGCCTCGACGCCCTGAGCCGCCGCCTGCAGGAGGACCTGCGATGA
- the actP gene encoding cation/acetate symporter ActP: MRPRLLPALVPLALAAGPAAADALSGPSSRQALNPVAIGLFLAFVAVTLAVTIRAARRGTRTASDFYAAGGSLGGVQNGLAIAGDYTSAATFLGVTALVYGSGYDGMIYAVGFLVGFPMILFLIAEPLRNLGRYTFADVAAYRLAEIPVRLVAGLNTLVIVLLYLIAQMVGAGKLIELLFGLPYATAVALVGVLMMLYVAFGGMRATTWVQIIKAVLLLAGTALMAALILARFGFSLEALFARAIALHPKSRAIMAPGGLVRDPVSALSLGLALIFGTAGLPHILMRFFTVADAREARLSVLVATGFITVFYTLLFVLGFGAIALVLGEPAFTDAAGRLIGGPNMVALHLADRLGGAPLLGFISAVAFATILAVVSGLAIAGASAASHDLYARVLRRGRASEAEEVRVSKGAAVAISLAAMALGLAFENQNIAFLVGLVFAIAASANFPVIVLSVSWPGLTTRGAVAGSLAGLLCALGLMILGPGVWTAVLGLGAAPFPYDNPALFSVPLAFVTAVAVSRLDRSAAARAVRAAYRAQHVTAQTGFDRPRPVAAH; this comes from the coding sequence ATGAGGCCGCGCCTCCTCCCGGCCCTGGTGCCGCTCGCCCTCGCGGCGGGACCGGCGGCGGCCGACGCGCTGTCGGGCCCGTCGAGCCGCCAGGCCCTGAACCCGGTCGCCATCGGCCTGTTCCTCGCCTTCGTGGCCGTGACCCTCGCCGTCACAATCCGGGCGGCCCGGCGCGGCACCCGCACGGCGAGCGACTTCTACGCCGCGGGCGGCTCGCTCGGCGGCGTCCAGAACGGGCTCGCCATCGCGGGCGACTACACGTCCGCGGCCACGTTCCTCGGAGTGACGGCGCTCGTCTACGGCTCGGGCTACGACGGGATGATCTACGCGGTCGGCTTCCTGGTCGGCTTCCCGATGATCCTGTTCCTGATCGCCGAACCCCTGCGCAATCTCGGCCGCTACACCTTCGCGGACGTGGCCGCCTACCGGCTCGCCGAGATCCCCGTGCGGCTGGTGGCGGGGCTCAACACCCTGGTGATCGTGCTCCTCTACCTGATCGCCCAGATGGTCGGGGCCGGCAAGCTGATCGAGCTCCTGTTCGGCCTGCCCTACGCCACGGCGGTGGCGCTGGTGGGCGTGCTGATGATGCTCTACGTCGCCTTCGGCGGCATGCGGGCGACCACCTGGGTGCAGATCATCAAGGCGGTGCTCCTGCTTGCCGGGACGGCGCTGATGGCGGCGCTCATCCTCGCCCGGTTCGGCTTCAGCCTGGAGGCCCTGTTCGCGCGGGCCATCGCGCTGCATCCCAAGAGCCGCGCCATCATGGCGCCGGGCGGGCTCGTGCGGGATCCGGTCTCCGCGCTCTCGCTCGGCCTTGCGCTGATCTTCGGCACCGCCGGCCTGCCGCACATCCTGATGCGGTTCTTCACCGTGGCGGATGCGCGCGAGGCGCGGCTCTCGGTGCTGGTCGCCACCGGCTTCATCACGGTGTTCTACACGCTGCTCTTCGTGCTCGGCTTCGGGGCGATCGCCCTCGTGCTCGGCGAGCCCGCCTTCACGGACGCGGCCGGCCGCCTGATCGGCGGCCCGAACATGGTGGCGCTTCACCTCGCCGACCGGCTCGGGGGCGCCCCGCTCCTCGGCTTCATCTCGGCCGTCGCCTTCGCGACCATCCTGGCGGTGGTCTCCGGGCTCGCGATCGCCGGGGCCTCGGCGGCGAGCCACGACCTCTACGCCCGCGTCCTGCGGCGCGGCCGGGCGAGCGAGGCGGAGGAGGTGCGCGTCTCGAAGGGCGCGGCGGTGGCGATCAGCCTCGCCGCCATGGCCCTCGGCCTCGCCTTCGAGAACCAGAACATCGCCTTCCTGGTCGGGCTCGTCTTCGCCATCGCGGCGAGCGCCAATTTCCCGGTGATCGTGCTCTCGGTCTCCTGGCCGGGGCTGACCACGCGGGGAGCCGTCGCGGGCTCGCTCGCCGGGCTCCTGTGCGCGCTCGGCCTGATGATCCTCGGCCCGGGCGTCTGGACCGCCGTGCTCGGCCTCGGGGCGGCCCCGTTCCCCTACGACAACCCCGCGCTCTTCTCCGTGCCGCTCGCCTTCGTGACCGCGGTGGCGGTCTCGCGCCTCGACCGCAGCGCGGCCGCCCGCGCCGTCCGCGCGGCCTACCGCGCCCAGCACGTCACCGCCCAGACCGGCTTCGACCGGCCCCGGCCGGTCGCCGCCCACTGA
- a CDS encoding TetR/AcrR family transcriptional regulator yields the protein MTAPRRPSAAQRAPVRAGEAGRRRLSPAQREEEIVREAVGFFAEFGFEGQTRELAKRLNITQPLLYRYFPTKDALVERVYQEVFLRRWNPAWEEAVQDASRPLRERLTAFYTDYASVILTYEWIRLFMFAGLKGLDFNTRYLDLLRERIFSVIIGQLREEFGRRPLADKPATPLEIEAIWSLHAGIFYLGVRKFIYSMPVDDIPAIVGMKVKMFLDGAASVIGVEEDAPCAR from the coding sequence GTGACGGCCCCCCGACGCCCGTCCGCGGCGCAGCGCGCCCCGGTCCGCGCGGGCGAGGCGGGGCGCCGGCGCCTGAGCCCGGCCCAGCGCGAGGAGGAGATCGTCCGCGAGGCGGTCGGGTTCTTCGCCGAGTTCGGCTTCGAGGGCCAGACCCGGGAACTCGCCAAGCGGCTGAACATCACGCAGCCGCTCCTCTACCGCTACTTCCCGACCAAGGACGCCCTGGTCGAGCGCGTGTACCAGGAGGTGTTCCTGCGCCGCTGGAACCCGGCCTGGGAGGAGGCCGTCCAGGACGCCTCCCGCCCCCTGCGCGAGCGGCTGACCGCCTTCTATACCGATTACGCCAGCGTCATTCTCACCTACGAGTGGATCCGCCTGTTCATGTTTGCCGGGCTCAAGGGCCTGGACTTCAACACGCGCTATCTGGATCTGCTGCGGGAGAGGATTTTTTCGGTCATCATCGGACAGTTGCGCGAGGAGTTCGGCAGGCGCCCGCTCGCGGACAAGCCGGCCACGCCGCTCGAGATCGAGGCGATCTGGAGCCTGCATGCCGGCATCTTCTATCTCGGCGTGCGCAAGTTCATCTACAGCATGCCGGTCGACGACATCCCGGCCATCGTCGGCATGAAGGTTAAGATGTTCCTCGACGGCGCGGCCTCGGTGATCGGCGTCGAGGAGGACGCGCCCTGCGCCCGGTGA
- a CDS encoding GAF domain-containing hybrid sensor histidine kinase/response regulator, which produces MNACSLPPEPPDHPFIPGGSELGALVRAHDWAATPLGPLETWPQSLRTAVGIVLLSPVPIVMLWGEDGIMIYNDAYSVFAGGRHPQLLGSKVREGWPEVADFNDHVMKVGLSGGTLAYKNQELTLHRYGRPEQVWMDLDYSPILDERGRPAGVVAIVVETSERVRAERREAFLAGLADALRDLADPLAVREAATRSLGLHLGADRVGYGEVSDADGAPRLTIAQDWCAQGVASIAGQHDMTRYASAFLADFLAGRTVVFEDMRSDPRTAGQSSEAAHARLAVRAQIVVPLVKAGRLSAVLFVHSVEARPWSADDVSLVGEVAERTWAAVERARAERMVQERNARLEILAEAIERAPAARTLGELMEIVGAAARRLSGADGVTVVLRRGEQCFYAIEDAVQPLWKGRRFPLVSCISGWAMLNRRTAIVADVRADSRVPQDLYTPTFVRSLVMVPILADGEATAAIGAYWPEVHRPPEGEVATLEALARTAGAVLRRLDAEEALRRLNETLETQVAERTADRDRMWRLSTDVMLVARFDATITAVNPAWTTLFGWREDDLVGGRFTDFVHPEDREATREEVGRLSEGLTTLRFVNRYRHRDGSYRWLSWTAVPDEGLIHAVGRDITVQRAQGEALAKTEEALRQAQKMEAVGQLTGGLAHDFNNLLTGIAGSLELLQTRVAQGRTGELDRYIEAAQGAARRAAALTHRLLAFSRRQTLAPKPTDVNRLVAGMEELIRRSIGPAIALEILAGDGLWPILVDPSQLENALLNLCINARDAMPDGGRITIETSNAWLDEEAARPLDVPAGEYLLLCVTDTGTGMPPDVMTKVFDPFFTTKPLGEGTGLGLSMIYGFVRQSGGQVRIASTLGQGTTMGLYLPRHRGEAEAPEASPALAVAPRAGQGETVLIVDDEPSVRMLVTEVLEDLGYVAIEAADGPSGLKVLQSGARIDLLITDVGLPGGMNGRQVADAARVTRPDLRVLFITGYAESAAIGRGLQEAGMAILTKPFVMDTLASRIKDLISGQG; this is translated from the coding sequence GTGAACGCCTGCAGCCTGCCGCCCGAGCCGCCCGACCACCCCTTCATCCCGGGTGGCAGCGAACTCGGCGCGCTCGTGCGCGCCCACGATTGGGCGGCGACTCCCCTCGGGCCCCTCGAAACCTGGCCCCAGAGCCTGCGCACCGCGGTCGGGATCGTGCTGCTCTCGCCCGTGCCCATCGTGATGCTGTGGGGCGAGGACGGCATCATGATCTACAACGACGCCTACTCGGTCTTCGCCGGGGGACGGCACCCGCAGCTCCTCGGCTCCAAGGTGCGCGAGGGCTGGCCCGAGGTCGCCGATTTCAACGACCACGTCATGAAGGTGGGGCTCTCCGGCGGCACGCTCGCCTACAAGAACCAGGAACTGACCCTGCACCGCTACGGCCGGCCCGAGCAGGTCTGGATGGACCTGGACTACTCGCCGATCCTCGACGAGCGCGGCCGGCCCGCCGGGGTCGTCGCCATCGTGGTCGAGACCAGCGAGCGCGTGCGGGCGGAGCGCCGCGAGGCCTTCCTGGCCGGGCTCGCCGACGCGCTGCGCGACCTCGCCGACCCGCTCGCCGTGCGGGAGGCCGCGACCCGCAGCCTCGGCCTCCATCTCGGCGCGGACCGCGTCGGCTACGGCGAGGTGAGCGACGCGGACGGCGCCCCGCGCCTGACCATCGCGCAGGATTGGTGCGCGCAGGGCGTCGCCTCCATCGCCGGCCAGCACGACATGACCCGCTACGCCTCCGCCTTCCTGGCGGATTTCCTGGCCGGCCGGACGGTCGTGTTCGAGGACATGCGCAGCGATCCCCGGACCGCCGGCCAATCCTCGGAGGCGGCCCACGCGCGCCTCGCCGTCCGGGCGCAGATCGTCGTGCCGCTGGTCAAGGCCGGGCGCCTCTCGGCCGTCCTCTTCGTCCACTCGGTCGAGGCCCGGCCCTGGTCGGCCGACGACGTGTCGCTGGTCGGGGAGGTGGCCGAGCGCACCTGGGCCGCCGTCGAGCGGGCCCGGGCCGAGCGCATGGTCCAGGAGCGCAACGCGCGGCTGGAGATCCTCGCCGAGGCGATCGAGCGCGCGCCCGCGGCGCGCACGCTGGGCGAGCTGATGGAGATCGTGGGGGCCGCGGCGCGGCGCCTGTCGGGGGCGGACGGCGTCACGGTCGTGCTGCGCCGGGGCGAGCAGTGCTTCTACGCCATCGAGGACGCGGTGCAGCCGCTCTGGAAGGGACGCCGCTTCCCGCTCGTCTCCTGCATCTCGGGCTGGGCCATGCTCAACCGCCGGACCGCGATCGTGGCGGATGTGCGCGCGGATTCCCGCGTGCCGCAGGATCTCTACACGCCCACCTTCGTGCGCAGTCTCGTGATGGTGCCGATCCTGGCGGACGGCGAGGCGACCGCCGCCATCGGCGCCTACTGGCCGGAGGTCCATCGGCCGCCCGAGGGCGAGGTCGCGACGCTGGAGGCGCTCGCGCGCACGGCGGGCGCGGTGCTGCGGCGCCTCGACGCCGAGGAGGCGCTGCGCCGCCTCAACGAGACCCTGGAGACGCAGGTCGCCGAGCGCACCGCCGACCGGGACCGCATGTGGCGGCTCTCGACCGACGTGATGCTGGTGGCCCGCTTCGACGCCACGATCACGGCCGTGAACCCGGCCTGGACGACCCTGTTCGGCTGGCGCGAGGACGACCTCGTGGGCGGCCGGTTCACGGATTTCGTCCACCCGGAGGACAGGGAGGCGACGCGGGAGGAGGTCGGCCGGCTCTCCGAGGGGCTGACGACGCTGCGCTTCGTCAACCGCTACCGGCACCGGGACGGCAGCTACCGCTGGCTGTCCTGGACCGCGGTGCCGGACGAGGGGCTGATCCACGCGGTCGGCCGGGACATCACCGTCCAGCGCGCCCAGGGCGAGGCCCTGGCCAAGACCGAGGAGGCGCTCCGGCAGGCTCAGAAGATGGAGGCGGTGGGCCAGCTCACCGGCGGCCTCGCCCACGACTTCAACAACCTGCTCACCGGCATCGCCGGCTCCCTCGAATTGCTGCAGACGCGCGTGGCGCAGGGCCGGACGGGCGAGCTCGACCGCTACATCGAGGCGGCGCAGGGGGCCGCCAGGCGCGCCGCGGCGCTCACTCACCGGCTCCTCGCCTTCTCGCGGCGCCAGACCCTCGCCCCCAAGCCCACCGACGTGAACCGGCTCGTGGCGGGCATGGAGGAGCTGATCCGGCGCAGCATCGGCCCGGCGATCGCCCTGGAGATCCTGGCCGGGGACGGCCTCTGGCCGATCCTGGTCGATCCGAGCCAGCTCGAGAACGCGCTGCTGAACCTGTGCATCAATGCCCGCGACGCGATGCCGGACGGGGGCCGCATCACGATCGAGACCTCCAATGCCTGGCTCGACGAGGAGGCGGCCCGCCCGCTCGATGTCCCGGCGGGCGAGTACCTGCTCCTGTGCGTGACGGATACCGGCACCGGCATGCCGCCCGACGTGATGACCAAGGTCTTCGACCCGTTCTTCACGACGAAGCCCCTCGGCGAGGGCACGGGGCTCGGCCTGTCGATGATCTACGGCTTCGTCCGGCAATCCGGCGGGCAGGTGCGGATCGCCTCCACCCTCGGCCAGGGCACGACGATGGGCCTCTACCTGCCGCGGCACCGCGGCGAGGCGGAGGCGCCCGAAGCCTCGCCCGCCCTCGCCGTCGCCCCCCGGGCCGGGCAGGGCGAGACGGTGCTGATCGTCGACGACGAGCCGAGCGTGCGCATGCTCGTCACCGAGGTGCTGGAGGATCTCGGCTACGTCGCCATCGAGGCGGCGGACGGGCCGTCGGGCCTGAAGGTGCTGCAATCCGGCGCGCGCATCGACCTCCTGATCACCGATGTGGGGCTGCCCGGCGGCATGAACGGCCGGCAGGTCGCCGACGCGGCCCGGGTCACCCGCCCGGACCTCAGGGTGCTGTTCATCACGGGCTACGCGGAATCGGCGGCGATCGGCCGGGGGCTGCAGGAGGCCGGCATGGCGATCCTGACCAAGCCGTTCGTCATGGACACGCTCGCGAGCCGCATCAAGGACCTCATCTCCGGCCAGGGCTGA